A window of Lacibacter sediminis contains these coding sequences:
- a CDS encoding SusD/RagB family nutrient-binding outer membrane lipoprotein — protein sequence MKKNFKLHKSIAAVLLMLIGFTGCKKYLDINNDPNRPTEPTINGILAATTQNTGLNVFRAANVSNYYVQYFASPNANSPTDIYDRVDFSTTWRLLYDNMADIYDLEQLAIKTGSTAHLGMAKVMMAINLSLTTNMWGNVPFSEALSGKNLSPKYDNAQELHTRCLTLLDEGIVELRKNPTITVTANADFLHAGNRTYWIRTAFSMKARLLNQLSKTPGYSATNVLAAVDSAYTAAAQEAKVSVFTLRNPWATLARNNAALVLDAWLSTNIIQSMNGVRYGYVDPRISRFTDTTRYGDYRGTRNGAGRVGTGTSRDECYLTTNGYYSADAAPLFVITLEEVKFIEAEAALRANNASRAYTAYIAGITAHMNKLGISSGNRDTYLARPEIGVGQGNLTLPILFREKYIVMFLSPEAWVDARRFNYAYTGFQLPLSSLLSEPIRRLDYPSTEQSLNSTNVPQVPALTQRLWWDL from the coding sequence ATGAAAAAGAATTTCAAACTACATAAAAGCATCGCAGCGGTCTTACTGATGCTCATTGGTTTTACGGGATGTAAAAAATATCTCGATATCAACAACGATCCAAACAGGCCAACAGAGCCAACCATCAATGGTATTCTTGCAGCAACTACACAAAATACCGGGTTGAATGTTTTTCGTGCAGCCAATGTGAGCAACTATTATGTACAATATTTTGCATCGCCTAATGCCAACTCGCCAACAGACATATATGACCGTGTTGACTTCAGCACTACCTGGCGTTTGCTTTACGATAATATGGCCGACATTTATGATCTTGAGCAACTGGCAATTAAAACAGGAAGTACTGCACATCTTGGCATGGCAAAAGTAATGATGGCCATCAACCTCAGTCTTACAACCAACATGTGGGGCAATGTTCCTTTTAGCGAAGCATTGTCAGGAAAAAACCTTAGCCCCAAATATGATAATGCACAGGAACTGCACACACGTTGTTTAACATTGCTTGATGAAGGCATTGTTGAGTTACGTAAGAACCCAACCATAACAGTTACTGCGAATGCTGATTTTCTTCATGCCGGTAACCGCACTTACTGGATACGCACTGCCTTTAGTATGAAAGCAAGATTGTTGAATCAATTGAGTAAAACACCTGGTTACAGCGCTACTAATGTTTTAGCTGCTGTTGACAGTGCTTATACAGCTGCTGCACAGGAAGCGAAAGTATCTGTGTTTACATTACGTAACCCGTGGGCAACTCTTGCACGCAACAATGCTGCACTTGTGCTGGATGCGTGGCTCAGTACAAATATTATTCAATCAATGAACGGCGTACGTTATGGTTATGTTGATCCACGCATCAGCCGGTTTACCGACACAACAAGGTATGGCGATTACCGTGGTACACGTAATGGCGCAGGTCGTGTGGGAACAGGTACCAGTCGTGACGAATGTTATCTCACAACAAATGGTTATTACAGTGCCGATGCAGCTCCATTGTTTGTCATTACACTGGAAGAAGTTAAGTTCATTGAAGCTGAGGCTGCATTACGTGCAAACAATGCATCAAGAGCATACACTGCATATATCGCCGGCATTACTGCACACATGAACAAACTCGGTATCTCGTCAGGAAACAGAGACACTTATTTAGCACGCCCGGAAATAGGAGTTGGCCAAGGCAATCTTACACTACCCATCCTCTTCCGTGAAAAATATATCGTGATGTTCCTGAGTCCTGAGGCATGGGTAGATGCACGACGTTTCAATTATGCCTACACAGGTTTTCAATTACCGCTGAGTTCATTGCTGAGTGAGCCGATCCGACGTCTCGATTATCCATCAACTGAACAATCGTTGAATTCAACCAATGTACCACAGGTACCAGCGTTAACGCAGCGTTTGTGGTGGGATTTGTAA
- a CDS encoding MFS transporter — translation MLSKTFNSYKQAYTGLSKETWLLSWIMLVNRSGTMVVPFLSLYLTSPAMGYSLSQAGFVFGLFGAGAFTGAYIGGRLTDKIGFYKIQLITLLGGGLLFMVLGQMKSYPLICIFTFVLSFVNEAFRPANSTAIAFYSNEENRTRSYSLNRLAINLGWAIGSGLGGLIAHVNYELLFWIDGITNISAALLLYQLLKPPLQERKKETVAAATVKILSAYKDKVYLWFIFCSFLFAASFFQLFTNLSVYFKKERGFSEPFIGFLMAANGIFIVLTEMALIYRLEKRKTPLLFVVLGVLLTAIAFLLLNFLNITHLMAMVIILFITVGEMLSMPFMNSFWISRSNHSNRGQYAALYTMAWSAAQTFGPMFGARIADHSGFNVLWWIVGTVCMLSVIGFNLLRKQQTVVESEALNQQEKIMEDEVAAAQDIAG, via the coding sequence ATGCTTTCCAAAACATTTAACTCATATAAGCAAGCCTATACAGGTTTATCAAAAGAAACCTGGTTATTATCGTGGATCATGCTGGTTAACAGAAGCGGAACCATGGTGGTTCCTTTTCTGAGTTTGTATCTCACCAGTCCTGCAATGGGTTACTCACTCAGCCAGGCAGGTTTTGTATTTGGTTTGTTTGGAGCAGGAGCATTTACAGGAGCCTATATTGGTGGAAGACTTACTGATAAAATTGGCTTTTATAAAATTCAGTTGATCACATTACTTGGTGGCGGATTGTTATTTATGGTATTGGGGCAAATGAAAAGTTATCCGCTCATTTGCATATTTACATTTGTATTGAGCTTTGTGAACGAAGCGTTCCGTCCTGCCAACTCAACCGCCATTGCTTTTTACAGTAACGAAGAAAACAGAACAAGATCGTATTCACTTAACAGACTAGCCATTAATTTAGGTTGGGCTATTGGCAGCGGATTGGGGGGATTAATTGCACATGTGAATTATGAACTGTTGTTCTGGATCGATGGCATCACAAATATCTCAGCAGCATTGCTGTTGTATCAGTTGCTGAAGCCACCGTTACAGGAAAGAAAAAAAGAAACCGTTGCAGCAGCAACAGTAAAAATTCTTTCTGCTTACAAAGACAAAGTTTATCTATGGTTTATTTTCTGCTCATTTTTATTTGCAGCAAGTTTCTTTCAGCTATTTACCAACCTTTCCGTTTACTTTAAAAAGGAGCGTGGTTTTTCTGAACCCTTTATCGGCTTTCTTATGGCTGCAAACGGGATCTTTATTGTATTAACGGAGATGGCATTGATCTATCGATTGGAAAAACGAAAAACTCCTTTACTGTTTGTTGTATTGGGTGTGTTGCTTACAGCCATCGCCTTCCTGCTGCTGAACTTTCTCAACATTACTCATCTCATGGCAATGGTTATTATACTTTTCATTACCGTTGGCGAAATGTTGTCGATGCCGTTTATGAACAGTTTCTGGATCAGCCGCAGCAATCACAGTAACCGTGGACAATATGCGGCTTTGTATACAATGGCATGGTCGGCTGCACAAACTTTTGGGCCGATGTTCGGAGCAAGAATTGCTGATCATTCGGGATTCAATGTTTTATGGTGGATAGTTGGCACTGTATGTATGCTTTCTGTAATTGGTTTCAACCTGTTACGCAAACAACAAACAGTAGTTGAATCAGAAGCATTAAATCAGCAGGAAAAAATTATGGAAGATGAAGTTGCAGCAGCACAGGATATTGCCGGTTAA
- a CDS encoding sugar MFS transporter has translation MRQQTIQMVVPKKQTTLIPMIMICALFFIFGFVTWANGTLIPFFKLSFGLTDFQAFFVTFSSYMAYFFLALPSSWILKKTGFKNGLVLGMLILGVGSLLFIPAAKSNSFPLFLTGIFIQGSALALLQTAANPYLTIIGPIESAAKRISFAGICNKTAGILVPIIMGTLFLKNAAAIEKQIEAATGIEKEQLLQEVLGRVNMPYIVLAVIFCLFALLIKFTHLPEVQVEEDVVDEASGEVVHHKSIFQFPHLFLGAFCIFVYVAAEVMAGDIIGVYGKELGISADISKFFTALTLSGMLLGYIAGIIAIPKYISQQKALRICAVLGIIFSIAAYATGGYTSVTFIALLGLANSLMWPAIFPLGISHLGKFTKTGSAIMIMGIAGGAIWPMIYAWLKDNLQLDFQLAYCIAVLPCYLYILYFAVSGHKAGLKKRYSA, from the coding sequence ATGCGGCAGCAAACAATACAGATGGTTGTACCAAAAAAGCAAACAACCCTCATCCCGATGATTATGATCTGTGCCCTGTTTTTCATCTTTGGATTTGTAACATGGGCCAACGGAACATTAATTCCTTTTTTCAAACTATCATTTGGGTTAACAGATTTTCAGGCCTTCTTTGTTACCTTCTCATCCTACATGGCTTATTTCTTTTTGGCCTTGCCGTCGTCCTGGATATTAAAGAAAACAGGATTTAAGAACGGGCTTGTACTTGGTATGCTCATTTTGGGTGTTGGTTCATTATTATTTATACCTGCTGCAAAGTCCAATTCATTTCCCTTGTTTCTAACAGGAATATTTATACAAGGTTCAGCGCTTGCATTATTACAAACTGCAGCAAATCCTTATTTAACAATTATTGGTCCTATTGAAAGTGCTGCGAAACGTATCAGCTTTGCAGGTATTTGTAATAAAACAGCAGGTATACTTGTGCCTATTATTATGGGCACTTTGTTTCTTAAAAATGCAGCAGCGATTGAAAAACAAATTGAAGCAGCAACAGGAATTGAAAAAGAACAACTGTTGCAGGAAGTTTTGGGCCGTGTGAATATGCCTTACATTGTTTTGGCTGTTATTTTTTGTTTATTCGCCTTGCTGATAAAATTTACACATCTTCCCGAAGTACAGGTTGAAGAAGATGTAGTGGATGAAGCAAGCGGTGAAGTTGTACATCATAAAAGTATTTTCCAGTTTCCACACTTGTTTCTTGGTGCATTTTGCATCTTCGTATATGTAGCTGCCGAAGTGATGGCAGGAGATATTATTGGCGTTTATGGAAAAGAGCTTGGTATAAGTGCTGATATTTCTAAATTCTTCACTGCATTAACGTTAAGCGGAATGCTTCTTGGTTATATCGCAGGCATCATTGCTATCCCCAAATATATTTCGCAACAAAAGGCGTTGCGCATCTGTGCAGTGCTGGGTATTATTTTCAGTATTGCCGCTTATGCTACGGGCGGTTATACATCCGTAACTTTTATTGCTTTGTTAGGATTAGCCAACTCATTAATGTGGCCTGCTATTTTTCCTTTAGGTATCAGTCATCTTGGTAAGTTTACGAAAACAGGTTCGGCCATTATGATCATGGGTATTGCAGGTGGTGCTATCTGGCCAATGATCTATGCCTGGTTAAAAGACAACCTGCAACTTGATTTTCAACTTGCTTATTGCATTGCAGTATTACCCTGTTATTTATACATCCTCTACTTTGCTGTAAGCGGACATAAAGCAGGTTTGAAAAAAAGATACAGTGCATAA
- a CDS encoding FN3 domain-containing metallophosphoesterase family protein, translating into MNDESTGVSRRKFIDSLTKAAALSTVSLTGLPSAAFAADSKKDIEADDHRFLCKPYLHSIEHAIMYIRCITNKNSYCWVEYNEPGKPAQKAHTLSDGLVDANNRVHEIKLTGLKPGTTYEYKVIAKEIKDFQPYKLTYGETISSDVHSFTTFNPAAKETQWLVLNDIHDRPASFQQLLQLNDNDPYQYVFLNGDMFDYQTDEKQIIDHLLTPCTESFAAQKSMLFVRGNHETRGKYARQLKDYFSAPNGAYFSFQSGPVFTIALDTGEDKEDTHPVYAGIVDFDQFRIQQAAWLEQQLKSKACKKAKYKVVMMHIPTFYSGDAHGTLHCRELFSSLFDKYKIDLLICGHTHTYGVHPPVAGKHNYPIIIGGGPTNGKRTLIKVHADQQSLNVLMLKDDGTEVGKYTVNPNR; encoded by the coding sequence ATGAACGATGAATCAACAGGAGTAAGCCGCAGAAAATTCATTGATTCACTAACGAAAGCTGCTGCGCTCAGTACAGTAAGCCTTACCGGTTTGCCTTCTGCTGCATTTGCTGCAGATTCAAAAAAAGATATTGAAGCTGATGATCACCGCTTTCTCTGCAAACCATACCTGCATAGTATTGAACATGCCATCATGTATATTCGGTGTATCACAAATAAGAATTCGTATTGCTGGGTTGAATATAATGAACCGGGAAAGCCTGCACAAAAAGCACATACATTATCAGATGGTTTGGTAGATGCCAATAACCGTGTACATGAAATTAAACTTACCGGCTTAAAGCCCGGCACCACCTATGAATATAAAGTGATTGCAAAAGAGATCAAAGACTTTCAACCTTACAAACTTACATACGGCGAAACGATCAGCAGCGATGTCCATTCATTTACAACCTTCAACCCGGCAGCAAAAGAAACACAATGGCTGGTGTTAAATGATATTCACGATCGGCCCGCATCGTTTCAACAACTGCTGCAATTAAATGATAACGACCCTTATCAATATGTTTTCCTGAATGGTGATATGTTCGATTATCAAACGGATGAAAAACAGATCATCGATCATTTGCTCACTCCATGTACTGAATCATTCGCTGCACAAAAATCAATGCTGTTTGTAAGAGGTAATCATGAAACAAGAGGAAAATATGCACGCCAACTGAAAGATTATTTCTCTGCACCAAATGGCGCTTATTTCTCCTTTCAATCTGGACCTGTGTTCACCATTGCACTTGATACAGGAGAAGATAAAGAAGATACTCATCCTGTTTATGCCGGCATTGTTGATTTTGATCAGTTCCGTATTCAACAAGCAGCATGGCTTGAACAACAATTAAAATCAAAAGCCTGTAAGAAAGCGAAGTATAAAGTGGTGATGATGCATATCCCCACATTCTATTCGGGTGATGCGCATGGTACGTTGCACTGCAGGGAATTGTTTTCTTCTTTGTTTGATAAATATAAGATCGATCTCCTCATCTGTGGACATACACATACTTATGGCGTGCATCCGCCGGTTGCAGGAAAACATAATTATCCCATTATTATTGGTGGAGGACCAACCAATGGCAAACGCACACTCATTAAAGTACATGCTGATCAACAATCTTTGAATGTGCTAATGTTAAAAGATGATGGAACGGAAGTGGGGAAGTATACGGTTAATCCAAATCGATAA
- a CDS encoding PAS domain S-box protein, which translates to MKLSIRSSILVTLLLFTILIVSIVYITIRRTATLKDTNQEVMYSEDIRYQLQQLLLAVLDNETGARGYVITSNESFLEPLYASERTLKSYSSQLEHRIQNPAIKSIFIDSLKPLLSKRIVFSRLMIKTTMLHNSDAARDLVASGVGKRYTDSIRLLGIKINALQNTFLQQKRSNNEQALRQMNVFLFSMLFIIFCLFAVIFRWIVLYFKKQKQTEEELEEKVQKKTKEVLEGEVRFRKMIEQISDGFFTLDINWRFTYINANAAQLFDQSVIGKNIWECFPETSGGEIHTAFQQAMNTQKEVFYEGYSSYFKRWIEISIYPASDGLVIYFRDITEKRLAEIEAQRSREQYKTLIERISDAFIAVDHEFRYTFLNKQAEELIHKPADELIGKTVWEIFPDAVGSDTFRAFEKAMKEQVYVTNTDHYPALDLWQENHIYPSSDGLSVFIRNITKLKKNEIAARNSEEIRRIIMNSSLDAIICVDNSNNIIFWNNQAESLFGWSFDEIKAKPFHETIIPTGYRKFAEKGILHFLHSRNAESLDRIIETTVVNRDGKEFPVEFFALKVLTDNNSFTCAYIRDISKRKELQQQLIRQQKKTASEITATAIDAQEKERNAIGQELHDNINQLLAGTKLLLQMIQKNPEKHTQYLTMCVDAINQVMNENRRIAHEMVTPFLSQETLVDLIYKIANSMLAFVGIDVEVELNNFNEDGLNEKQKLTLYRIAQEQCTNIIKYANASKVIFSLASNEESIRLTIRDDGDGMTTKAAKEGIGLKNIASRLSVYNGTMDIITSPGNGFMLSVELQTEDMYQGV; encoded by the coding sequence ATGAAACTATCGATCAGAAGTTCAATACTAGTCACCTTATTACTCTTTACAATTCTTATTGTATCGATCGTTTATATTACTATACGTCGAACGGCAACGCTGAAAGATACCAATCAGGAAGTAATGTACTCCGAAGATATCCGTTATCAATTACAACAACTTCTACTTGCCGTACTCGATAATGAAACGGGCGCACGTGGCTATGTTATCACCAGCAATGAAAGTTTTCTTGAACCACTTTACGCTTCTGAACGCACATTAAAATCATACAGCAGTCAGCTTGAGCATCGCATTCAGAATCCTGCTATCAAGTCAATATTTATTGATTCATTAAAACCTCTCCTCAGTAAGCGGATCGTGTTCTCCCGGTTAATGATCAAAACAACAATGCTGCATAATTCCGATGCGGCCAGGGATCTCGTAGCAAGTGGTGTTGGCAAAAGATATACTGATAGCATCAGGCTGCTAGGTATTAAAATAAATGCCCTTCAAAATACATTCCTGCAGCAAAAACGCAGTAACAATGAACAGGCGCTCCGGCAAATGAATGTCTTCCTGTTCTCCATGTTGTTTATCATCTTCTGTTTATTTGCAGTTATTTTCAGATGGATCGTTCTGTATTTCAAAAAACAAAAGCAAACAGAAGAAGAACTTGAAGAAAAAGTACAGAAAAAAACAAAAGAAGTGCTCGAAGGTGAAGTACGATTCAGGAAGATGATCGAACAGATCTCTGATGGATTTTTCACATTGGATATTAACTGGCGTTTTACTTACATCAATGCAAATGCTGCGCAACTATTTGATCAATCGGTTATCGGTAAAAATATTTGGGAGTGTTTTCCTGAAACTTCAGGGGGCGAAATTCACACCGCCTTTCAACAAGCCATGAACACTCAAAAAGAAGTGTTCTATGAAGGTTACTCTTCTTATTTTAAACGCTGGATCGAGATCAGTATTTATCCTGCTTCTGACGGTTTAGTCATCTATTTCAGAGATATAACTGAAAAACGTTTAGCTGAAATAGAAGCACAACGCAGCCGGGAACAATACAAAACATTAATTGAACGCATCAGCGATGCATTCATAGCTGTTGATCATGAATTCCGTTATACATTTCTAAACAAACAAGCAGAAGAGTTGATCCACAAACCTGCTGATGAACTGATTGGGAAGACGGTTTGGGAAATTTTTCCTGATGCAGTTGGTTCAGATACTTTCCGTGCATTTGAAAAAGCGATGAAAGAACAGGTTTATGTAACTAATACCGATCATTATCCCGCACTTGATCTTTGGCAGGAGAACCATATTTATCCATCCAGTGATGGTCTGTCTGTTTTCATACGCAACATTACAAAGCTGAAGAAAAACGAAATAGCAGCAAGAAACAGTGAAGAGATCAGGCGGATCATTATGAACTCTTCGCTTGATGCCATTATCTGTGTTGATAACAGTAACAATATTATTTTCTGGAACAACCAGGCTGAAAGTCTTTTTGGTTGGTCTTTTGATGAAATAAAAGCAAAACCATTTCATGAAACAATTATTCCGACAGGCTATCGCAAGTTTGCAGAAAAAGGTATCCTGCATTTCCTGCATTCGAGAAATGCTGAAAGTTTAGATCGTATCATCGAAACAACAGTTGTTAATCGTGATGGCAAAGAATTTCCTGTTGAGTTCTTCGCTTTAAAAGTGCTTACCGATAACAACAGTTTTACCTGCGCCTATATTCGTGATATCAGTAAGCGAAAAGAACTGCAACAACAATTGATCAGGCAACAGAAAAAAACTGCCAGCGAAATTACTGCCACAGCTATTGATGCACAGGAAAAAGAGCGTAATGCAATCGGGCAGGAGTTGCACGACAACATCAATCAACTGCTTGCCGGCACAAAGCTGTTATTACAGATGATTCAGAAAAATCCTGAAAAACACACACAGTATCTTACAATGTGTGTTGATGCCATTAACCAGGTAATGAATGAAAACAGGCGTATTGCGCATGAAATGGTAACGCCTTTTTTAAGCCAGGAAACACTGGTTGACCTGATCTACAAAATTGCAAACAGTATGCTTGCCTTTGTAGGTATTGATGTGGAAGTTGAATTGAACAACTTTAACGAAGACGGCCTGAATGAAAAACAAAAGCTCACTCTTTACCGGATTGCTCAGGAACAGTGTACGAATATTATCAAATATGCCAATGCTTCAAAAGTGATCTTTTCGCTTGCATCAAACGAAGAATCTATTCGCTTAACTATTCGTGATGATGGCGATGGTATGACAACAAAAGCTGCAAAAGAGGGTATTGGTTTAAAAAATATTGCAAGCCGGCTAAGTGTGTACAATGGCACAATGGATATTATAACAAGTCCGGGTAATGGGTTTATGCTTTCGGTTGAATTGCAGACGGAAGATATGTACCAGGGTGTTTGA
- a CDS encoding OmpA family protein, with product MNIVYKTAGKIALSAIACTLFLQTQAQDKRIVQANAYYASGDYYTAAQLYEQFLKPGPKEKSKADFPLNAKRNSQGSGMGKGVTKNDIIYKQAESFRLANYFPQAAERYKTVAEQEPSKYNDAWYWYAVCQRSLGKYDDAEESVNRFLSNVTANDPLKAAAENELQTLKYIKAQLVRPDTVMYTLNKTTLANETGKGVFAAVHLGGNQFLITSTETDTAATAGVNPYHSRVFAATLENNEFKVGESVSLPTSEVAINQGAASVSADGNRIYFTQWKNSNSRKSSAIYLVTKQAEGWSAPVALTSVNADGYSSKQPYVSTDGKYLFFSSDRPGGAGGFDIWYAPLQADGTTGEAVNTGAVINTAADEQAPFYHSYSSILVFSSNGKQGMGGFDLYTSKGWETAWKPAENMGHPVNSIRDDVYYHTNDKTSVLKNAVFSSDRGSECCLETYTVSKAPKKKIITGLVIDKKDNQPVSGVTVLVNAGGKQLKATTDASGRYTVEVDTDVTGNVTVSKHRYSEKQTDLTIVNTDEKDWSTDKFTNKDIVLERKIILTPETVVTVYFDFDKHNIKDDAAFKLDSLYDILVKNPGAIVQISGYTDGLGTVEYNKVLSDKRAKACADYLIAKGLDTARINFESFGECCPLEMEVINGRDNADGRAKNRRGLINISYPPKEEE from the coding sequence ATGAACATTGTATATAAAACAGCAGGAAAAATTGCCCTTTCGGCAATAGCCTGCACACTCTTTCTGCAAACACAGGCACAGGACAAACGTATTGTGCAGGCCAATGCCTACTACGCATCCGGTGATTATTATACAGCTGCACAGTTGTATGAGCAATTTCTGAAACCCGGCCCCAAAGAAAAATCAAAAGCTGATTTTCCGCTGAATGCAAAACGCAACAGCCAGGGAAGTGGGATGGGCAAAGGCGTTACAAAAAATGATATCATTTATAAACAGGCAGAAAGTTTTCGCCTGGCAAATTATTTTCCGCAGGCGGCAGAACGCTACAAAACTGTTGCAGAACAGGAGCCATCTAAGTATAACGATGCATGGTACTGGTATGCTGTATGTCAACGCAGCCTTGGTAAATATGATGATGCAGAAGAAAGTGTTAACCGCTTTCTCAGCAACGTAACTGCCAACGATCCTTTGAAAGCAGCTGCAGAAAATGAATTGCAAACATTGAAATATATAAAAGCGCAACTGGTACGTCCTGATACTGTGATGTACACACTTAATAAAACAACTCTTGCAAACGAAACAGGAAAAGGTGTATTTGCAGCTGTGCATTTAGGCGGTAATCAATTTCTGATTACAAGTACTGAAACTGATACTGCTGCAACTGCAGGTGTAAATCCATATCACAGTCGTGTGTTTGCTGCAACATTAGAGAACAACGAATTTAAAGTTGGCGAGAGTGTTTCTCTTCCAACAAGTGAAGTAGCCATTAACCAGGGAGCTGCGAGTGTAAGTGCCGATGGCAATCGTATTTACTTCACACAATGGAAAAACAGTAATAGCCGTAAGAGTTCTGCCATTTATCTTGTAACAAAACAAGCTGAAGGATGGAGTGCACCTGTTGCACTTACTTCAGTGAATGCAGATGGCTACAGCAGCAAACAACCTTATGTTTCTACAGATGGGAAATATTTATTCTTTTCATCTGATCGTCCCGGTGGTGCAGGAGGTTTTGATATCTGGTATGCTCCTTTACAAGCCGATGGTACAACAGGGGAAGCTGTAAACACCGGTGCTGTTATTAATACAGCAGCTGATGAACAGGCACCATTTTATCACAGTTACAGTAGCATACTTGTTTTTTCCTCAAACGGAAAGCAGGGAATGGGTGGATTTGATCTCTATACTTCAAAAGGCTGGGAAACTGCATGGAAGCCGGCTGAAAACATGGGACACCCTGTTAACTCAATAAGAGATGATGTGTATTATCATACAAACGATAAAACCTCTGTATTAAAAAATGCAGTGTTCAGTTCTGATCGTGGTTCAGAATGTTGTTTAGAAACATATACAGTAAGTAAAGCGCCGAAGAAAAAGATCATTACCGGATTGGTGATCGATAAAAAAGATAATCAACCTGTGAGTGGTGTTACTGTATTAGTGAATGCTGGTGGCAAGCAATTAAAAGCAACCACTGATGCTTCCGGCCGTTATACGGTTGAAGTAGATACAGATGTTACAGGTAATGTAACGGTGAGCAAACATCGCTACAGCGAAAAACAAACTGATCTTACTATTGTAAATACTGACGAAAAAGACTGGAGCACTGATAAGTTTACCAATAAAGATATTGTGCTTGAACGCAAAATCATTCTTACACCTGAAACGGTTGTAACAGTTTACTTTGATTTTGATAAGCATAACATTAAAGATGATGCAGCATTCAAACTTGATTCATTATATGATATCCTGGTAAAGAATCCGGGAGCAATAGTACAGATCAGTGGTTACACCGACGGTTTGGGCACAGTTGAATACAACAAGGTACTTTCTGATAAACGTGCAAAGGCCTGTGCCGATTACCTGATTGCAAAAGGCCTGGATACAGCCCGCATCAACTTTGAATCATTTGGTGAATGTTGTCCGTTGGAAATGGAAGTGATCAATGGTCGTGATAATGCAGATGGCCGTGCGAAGAACAGAAGAGGATTGATCAATATTTCTTACCCGCCGAAAGAAGAGGAATAA
- a CDS encoding PorP/SprF family type IX secretion system membrane protein: MKNKFITQHGLLTACLLMLGMLQSVAQTDPHFTQNYTYPMYTNPAMTGGSDGDYRVSAIYRNQWGSVTNPYSTAGLSFDTRTSKNIAVGVNLMNQKAGDGGFNYFNAYGSVAYTGVKFGADNNHRLVLAIQAGLINRKVDQSKFKWGDQWNPITGYNAGNSTNESFANTNSTTFDAGAGALYYDATPDKKTNAFAGLSVFHINRPKDPIISSGSVALNTIPLRYVLHGGLSFNLSERTSIVPHVLYMQQGTAMEAMIGTYVQLNVNEETDFMFGGYYRLKDAIAPFVGVDWRNFIVGLSYDVNASKLGSMTRNVNSFELSLSYIKRSGTRSIFDWIRCPRL, encoded by the coding sequence ATGAAAAATAAATTCATCACACAACACGGTTTGCTTACAGCATGTCTGTTAATGCTCGGCATGCTTCAATCGGTTGCCCAGACAGATCCACATTTTACGCAGAACTACACCTATCCTATGTACACTAACCCGGCAATGACGGGTGGCAGCGATGGTGATTATCGTGTATCTGCTATCTACCGTAACCAGTGGGGAAGTGTAACCAATCCTTACAGCACTGCAGGTTTATCGTTCGACACACGTACCAGCAAAAACATTGCAGTAGGCGTTAACCTGATGAATCAAAAAGCAGGCGACGGTGGCTTCAACTACTTCAATGCATACGGTTCTGTTGCTTACACCGGCGTAAAGTTTGGTGCTGATAATAATCACCGCCTGGTGCTGGCAATACAGGCGGGTTTAATAAACCGTAAAGTAGATCAATCAAAATTCAAATGGGGCGATCAATGGAATCCCATTACTGGTTATAATGCAGGAAACTCTACAAATGAATCTTTTGCAAATACCAACTCTACTACATTCGACGCAGGCGCAGGTGCGTTGTATTACGATGCAACACCCGATAAAAAAACAAATGCATTTGCAGGTCTTTCAGTGTTTCATATCAATCGTCCGAAAGATCCCATTATTTCTTCGGGCAGTGTAGCACTCAATACCATTCCGCTCCGTTATGTGTTGCATGGTGGTTTAAGTTTCAATTTATCTGAACGTACCAGTATTGTACCACATGTTTTATACATGCAGCAGGGTACAGCAATGGAAGCAATGATTGGTACATACGTACAGCTGAATGTAAATGAAGAAACTGATTTTATGTTTGGTGGATATTATCGTTTGAAAGATGCCATTGCTCCTTTTGTGGGTGTTGACTGGAGAAACTTTATTGTGGGATTGAGTTATGATGTGAACGCTTCAAAGCTAGGATCAATGACAAGAAACGTAAACAGTTTTGAATTAAGTCTTTCTTATATCAAACGTAGCGGCACCAGAAGCATTTTCGACTGGATCCGTTGCCCACGCTTATAA